The following nucleotide sequence is from Rubrobacter radiotolerans DSM 5868.
GGGTGGACCATATCGGGGGGGTCCGCACCTCGGGCACGGGCGGCCTCGACCGGACGCTCGTGTGGCTCGCGCTCGCGGCACTCGGGGTCGCCGCGCTCCGGTACCTCTTCGGCTCCGTCCGACGCTACACGACAAACAACCTGAGCCACATCGTCGAGTACCGCATCCGGGAGGCGCTCTTTGAGAAGAAGCTCTCGCTCTCGCACGCTTTCTACGACCGCTCGTCCACGGGGGAGCTCGTCAGTCGCTCGACAAACGATTTGCGGGTTATAAGGTTCTTTATCGGGTGGGGGATGTTCCAGATGTTTATAAGCGTCCTGACGCTCCTCGTCGTCGCCGGAATACTCTTCTACCTTGCGCCCTCGCTCGCGGCGGTGGTGCTCCTTCCGATGCCGCTTATAGCCCTTGCGGCCTGGCGCTTTGCGAGCCGGGTGAACCCGATCTTCAAGCGCATCCAGGGCCGGCTCGCGGACGTTACGACGAGCGTGCAGGAGAACGTCTCGGGCATCCGGGTCGTAAAGAGCTTCTCCCGCGAGCCCTTCGAGGCCGAGCGCTTCGGCGGTCGCGCCGAGGGCGTTATGAACGAGACCCTCGCCGCACGCGGGCTGAGGGCCTTCTACATCCCTGGCATGACGTTTCTTCCGGCGCTCTCGGTGATACTCCTGATCTTCTTCGGCGGGAGGGCCGTCGTCTCGGGAGAGCTCTCGCTCGGGGCGTTCGTCTCGTTTCAGCTCTACCTCATGCAGCTCGTCTGGCCGATGCAGGGGTTCGGGATAGTCGTGGATCAGGGCCAGCGCGCCGTCGCCTCCGGCGAGCGGGTCTTCGAGACCCTGGACGCCGAGACCGAGGTCGTCCCTCCGGAAGCCCCTAAGCCCCTCCCCGAAGGCACGCTCGGCGTGGAGTTCCGGGACGTTACCTTTCGCTACGGGAGCGGCGAGCCCGTCCTGCGCAGCCTCGACCTCGCGGTCAAGCCGGGCGAGACGGTCGCGGTCGTCGGGGCGACGGGCGCGGGGAAGTCCACGCTCCTCTCCCTTATCCCCCGCTTCTACGACCCGCAGGAGGGGAGCGTCCTGCTCGGCGGCGTGGACGCGCGCGAGGTCGACCTCGAAGAGCTTCGTCGGGCAGTTGGCATAGTCCCGCAGGAGACGTTCCTCTTCTCCGAGACGGTCCGGGAGAACATCGCGTTCGGCAAGCCAGAGGCAACCGAGGAGGAGG
It contains:
- a CDS encoding ABC transporter ATP-binding protein, translated to MRTFFRLMSFARGSEWLLVVGFLSAIGYTGASLAIPWLVGVGVDHIGGVRTSGTGGLDRTLVWLALAALGVAALRYLFGSVRRYTTNNLSHIVEYRIREALFEKKLSLSHAFYDRSSTGELVSRSTNDLRVIRFFIGWGMFQMFISVLTLLVVAGILFYLAPSLAAVVLLPMPLIALAAWRFASRVNPIFKRIQGRLADVTTSVQENVSGIRVVKSFSREPFEAERFGGRAEGVMNETLAARGLRAFYIPGMTFLPALSVILLIFFGGRAVVSGELSLGAFVSFQLYLMQLVWPMQGFGIVVDQGQRAVASGERVFETLDAETEVVPPEAPKPLPEGTLGVEFRDVTFRYGSGEPVLRSLDLAVKPGETVAVVGATGAGKSTLLSLIPRFYDPQEGSVLLGGVDAREVDLEELRRAVGIVPQETFLFSETVRENIAFGKPEATEEEVVRAARVAGVHDQIMGFPEGYDTLVGEWGITLSGGQKQRLAIARALVKDPRVLVLDDATSSVDAETEREIQAALRETITHLEGRTTFIVAHRLSTVLLADRIAVMHEGRIVELGTHEELLRRGGLYAELYGDEPGDRRESA